A stretch of the Diadema setosum chromosome 16, eeDiaSeto1, whole genome shotgun sequence genome encodes the following:
- the LOC140239777 gene encoding carbohydrate sulfotransferase 11-like — translation MFRGRFVRRWGLLVLVMCCVVYTAVYMTTFYTYDVGVNLDKPRRNNPPPFPWELPDPVKNPGPGKGDDDDGHFVANRNIREHESQQKLSEHSMSNKTENGPRIQEPRANETKLEERFDNDDDFMAARRKVNHLRRELVRQKCDSNPDLSRGPITDNTYRHIYVNDQHKLLYCFVPKVACSNWKRVMMVLNGNTKKISEMSSNEVHFTNGMKRLAGFSQTERKHKLATYKKFAYARNPFVRVLSAFNNKYGDVIQYRKETYFQGFAKTIMKKFRPHATQRELKTGENITWTEFVKFLTQPQRPFFDDHWEEIYKICAPCKINYDYLGHLETVSEDARFMLTDLGLDSLVQFPSRGNSHPTNSTSEFERAFKSLPKENLIRLWNIYSKDFSLFDYEKPDFVP, via the exons ATGTTCCGCGGTCGGTTCGTTCGGAGATGGGGACTTCTGGTGCTTGTCATGTGCTGTGTGGTTTACACAGCTGTCTACATGACAACCTTTTACACCTATGACG TTGGTGTCAACCTGGACAAGCCCCGTCGAAACAACCCACCTCCGTTTCCATGGGAACTACCGGATCCCGTCAAAAACCCCGGACCAGGGAAaggagatgatgatgacggcCATTTTGTTGCCAATCGGAATATCCGGGAACACGAATCGCAGCAAAAGCTGTCTGAACATAGCATGTCCAACAAGACAGAAAATGGCCCCAGAATCCAAGAG CCGAGGGCCAACGAGACGAAACTGGAGGAGAGGTTCGACAACGACGACGATTTCATGGCTGCGCGTCGTAAGGTCAACCACCTGCGTCGCGAGCTGGTTCGACAGAAGTGCGACAGCAACCCCGACCTGTCCCGGGGTCCGATCACGGACAACACGTACAGACACATCTATGTGAACGACCAGCACAAACTCCTCTACTGCTTCGTGCCCAAGGTCGCCTGCAGTAATTGGAAACGGGTGATGATGGTGCTCAACGGAAACACGAAGAAGATCAGCGAGATGTCCTCCAACGAAGTCCACTTCACCAATGGCATGAAGCGCCTTGCGGGCTTTTCGCAGACGGAGCGAAAACACAAACTGGCCACCTACAAGAAGTTCGCGTACGCGCGAAATCCGTTCGTGCGCGTTCTCTCCGCGTTCAATAACAAGTATGGCGACGTCATACAGTACCGTAAGGAGACGTACTTTCAGGGCTTTGCCAAGACCATTATGAAGAAGTTTCGACCGCACGCCACACAGAGGGAGCTGAAAACGGGTGAGAACATCACGTGGACAGAGTTCGTGAAGTTTTTGACGCAGCCTCAGCGGCCATTCTTCGACGACCATTGGGAGGAAATCTACAAGATCTGTGCCCCGTGCAAAATCAACTACGACTACCTGGGTCACCTGGAAACCGTATCGGAGGACGCCAGGTTCATGCTCACCGACTTGGGACTAGACTCGCTCGTGCAGTTCCCGTCCCGCGGCAATAGCCATCCTACAAACAGCACATCCGAATTTGAAAGGGCTTTCAAATCACTTCCAAAGGAAAATTTGATTAGGTTATGGAACATTTATTCGAAGGATTTCAGCTTATTCGATTACGAAAAGCCTGACTTTGTACCGTAA